A segment of the Symmachiella macrocystis genome:
ATAACAACAGGGCCACGACAGCGACAATGATCATTTCGTAAGGGCCAAACGACATATCGGTAGTCCTTCTCAATTGGGGGATTGACCGATTCGCATCGGCATCCGCTGGCAAAGGTCACCAAGTCGACAGCACGTCCTTGGGCTGACACAATACCCGGCTGAACCACCTCGCCTTCCATTATGGCGAGTACTAATGACGATTCCAATCCCGATTCGCGTCTAGGACAACAAACCGCCCTATGGCGCGTTGATTATTCCAACTAACGCGTCGCCGAGGTCACTCCACGGCAACAATCGAGACTGGTTATTCCAAGCCCAGAGGTTAATACCGGCAGATTACGCACAATCCACACGGACTCAATCCCAGTGAAAGCGTGCACTGCATGCGGGGGAGAGATTCGACAAAAACGGAGGCGAACACCCCGACCACCGAAAACACAATGGTGCGGTACTGAGGGATGTCCACTCGGTTTGCCCGCCTTGTGAAAGCAGGTAGGAGGAGCGGAGAGGAATATTAACTATTGTACCCGTGTCGCGACCGATGTCAACAATTGGCCCGCCATGCGCCGCTGGTCAACAACTGTAACCTGAATTCAGACTTGCCGCACCGGTGTTGTCACCGTAACGTGGGTGTTGGATTTTGATTGTGGCGATCCAGAAGTTTGAAGACGCGAACATTGTGTTGGGGGCGGCTCTCAGCCAGTCTGCTCCGCTCGTCCGCCGCACGAGAATTCACAGCTTTATCGAGTAATTTATCGTCACGGCCAGCGGCTTTCATCGGACACTACCTAATCGGGCGGACCATGATTGAAGTCCACAGATTGTTCAAAGAGTTTTTACTCCCGGGTGGTGAGCCACTCACGGCGGTCAATGGGATTTCTTTTTCCGTGGCGGCTGGTGAAGTGTATGGCCTGCTGGGGCCGAATGGGGCGGGAAAAACTACGACGATCCGCATGCTGTTGGGGTTATTACAATCGACGTCTGGCTGGGCGGCGATTGGCGGATTTCGTTCCCGCGACGCGCCCGACGAGGTGAAGCGCCGCGTCGGTTTGGTGGCGGCCAATGCTGGGGTTTACCAATGGCTGACCGTCCGAGAAATGCTACTGTTTTTCGCCGATGTTTATGGCGTCCCCGTCCCCGAAGCGAAGCAGGAACTGGTCCGGCTCAGTGAACTGCTCGGGTTCCAAGGGTTCCTCGACCAACGTTGCTCCACGTTGAGTACCGGGCAAAAACAGCGCGTGAATCTCGCACGGGCTTTGATCCATCGTCCGCCTGTTTTGTTGTTGGATGAACCAACGTTGGGACTGGACGTCTTCGGCAGCCAGGTCGTCGTCGAATTTATTGAGCACCTCCGCGACGAAGGCAAAGCGGTGATTCTCTGTACACACCGGTTGCACGAAGCCGAGCGGGTGTGCGACCGCTTTGGATTGATGCATCACGGCAATATTGTGAGCGAAGGCACACTGCAGGAATTGCGGGAACGAACCGGCTGTGAATCGTTGGTAGACATGTTTCTCAAATTGTCGGGCAGCGGCCCCGCGTTGGCAGCCTCGTTCGGAGGAGGCCCCGCATGACCCCGACACCGGAACACGAACAACCCTTGTACGCGCCTTCGACCGGCGTACTCAATCGTTGGCGACGCTTGGGTCGCTTGGCAGCCAAGGAACTGCGGGAAATTCTCCGCGACCGGCGTACGATCATCACGCTGGTACTGATGCCGGTACTGGTCTATCCACTCTTGAGCATCGCGTTTCAGCAATTCTTTTTAGCCCGCGCCGGCGATTTCCAACAGCCCGTCTATATCATCGGCGTTAAAAGTGACCAGCAATACGCTGAGATGACGAATTTCTTCGCGCGGTATGCGCCGTCGGAGGACTTAAAAGCTGATGAATCGACGGCGCCGCAACCCGACAAACCCAAAATCAAATACTTCCAGGCGCCCGATTTGCGTGCGGCTATCCAAAATGGGCAAGTTGACCTCGGTCTGGATTTCGAAATCGAATCTCCCGGCGGCATCGGTCCCGAACATGCTCTCACGGCGCGTTGTGAGTTGATCTACGACAGCACTTCGGCCAACGGTTATGAGGCGGCGCAGATCATTCGCAAGGCGGTCGACATCGCAAACAAGGAGTTTCTCCAGCAGCGGTTGGAACAGTTGGGCGTCGACCAACGCGCGGTGCCTGTCCAAACGAAAATCGAGGAATTGGAAACCGACGCCGCTACAGCCGCCGTCTCCTTGACCAGCGTGATTCCGTTGATTTTGATTCTGATGACGATCACCGGCGCCGTCTATCCAGCAATCGACCTGACCGCCGGCGAACGCGAACGGGGTACCTTGGAGATTTTGATCGCAGCTCCCATTCCGCGGATGGGTCTACTAATTGCCAAGTACATTGCCGTGATGACGGTCGCTATGTTAACAGCCTCGGTCAATTTGGCGATGATGGCCGTCACGATCAGTGTGAGCGGACTGGGAGAGAAATTGTTGGGTGGCAACGGATTGTCGCCGCAGATGATGATTCAGGTGTTTTGCCTGTTGGTGCTGTTTGCCATGTTCTTTTCGGCGGTATTGTTGGCGCTGACCAGCTTCGCCCGCAGCTTTAAGGAAGCGCAAGCGTATTTGATTCCGCTGATGCTGTTGTCCCTGGCACCGGGTGTCATGAGCCTGATGCCTGGGTTGGAACTGACCGGCACCTTGGCTGTGTTGCCGTTGATCAACATCGTCTTGTTGGGCCGCGACTTAATGCAATCCAACGTGGAATTGTCCAGCTTGGTGGCGGTCGTGGTCTCGACCAGCATCTATTCGTTGGTGGCCATTGCAATTGCCGGGAAAATTTTCGGTGCCGAGGGGGTGCTCTACAGCACGCAGGGGAGTTGGTCTGATTTCCTCAGGCGTCCCGACGAACCAACCGGCACACCTTCGCTCACCAACGCCATGTTCTGCTTGGCGTGCCTGTTTCCGGCCTACTTCATCATTAGCAGTTTGACGGCTCGGGCAGAGGATTTACCGGTGGCGACTCGTGTGTTGCTGTCGGCAGGAGCGACTGGATTTTTATTCGGCCTGTTTCCACTGGCGGCGGCTTATTTGGGGCGAGTGCGGCTGATAGCTGGGTTTTCTCTGTGGCGTCCCCAACTGGTCACTATTGTGGGTGGCATATTGCTCGGACTTTCGCTGTGGCCGTTCGCGCATGAATTCACATTGATGACCAACACGTTTCAATTGGATGATCGCTTCCAGGAAACGGCAAAGCGGATCATCGAACAGGTGCAAGCGATACCCCCCGTGCTGTTGGTCTTAGCCTATGCCGTGATTCCGGCGACGTTCGAGGAATTCTGTTTCCGCGGCTATCTGTATAACGCAATCCGCCCACGCACGACGGCGGTGCAGACGATTTTGGCGACGGCAATCATCTTCGGACTGTTTCATTTTGTAACGCAAGGCGCGCTGTCGATGGAGCGACTGGCGAATAGCACGATGCTGGGGATCATCCTGGGTTGGATGCGATACAAAACTGACAGCATTTGGCCCGGCATCGTGATGCACACCTGTCACAACGGTTTTCTGTTGATCATGGCGCACTATGCCCGCCAGCTGGAGGCTCGTTTTCCGCAATTCCAGGACCGGCAACACCTGCCTGCCTCGTGGTTGATCGGCGCGGGTGTCGTGGCAATTATTGGATTCGCACTCGTGCAGTTGTTTGCCTCACCCCCGCCGCGCGAATCTGAGACAGTTGCCCTCGAAACGTCATGATGAGGAAAGCACGCGGCGCACGTCTGCTTCGTCGACATCGGTGAAGACCTCGACATGCCCCAATCGCGTGGGCAGCACAAACCGCAATTGCCCGGCCACGGTTTTTTTATCGAGTTTCATCCGCGCGATCACGTCGTCCTGTTTCAACTCACAGCCCTCGGGAAGCTGTCTCGGCAGTCCGACCGCTTCGGTGAGCGCGATCTGCCGTTGGGCCAACGATCCGTCGACTTGACCGCGTTGCTCGGCCAATTGGGCGGCATCGACCATGCCGATCGCCACCGCTTCGCCGTGAGTCAATTCCCCGTATCCGCACAGCGCCTCGTAGGCATGCGCGAAGGTATGACCGTAGTTGAGCACCGCGCGAAGACCGGTCCGCTCGTATTCATCGGCGGCGACCACCTGGGCTTTGAGTTCACAGCTGCGGGCAATCACGTGCCGCAAGACGTCGGGCGCCCGTTGATTCAACCCCTCGACGTTTTGCTCCAAATAGGCGAAAAACTCCTCGTCGAGAATCACGCCGTATTTGATGACCTCCGCCAAGCCACTGCGATAATCCCGTTCGGGCAGCGTATCGAGCAGCGACGTATCGATGAATACACCCAGCGGTTGATGAAACGCGCCAATCAGGTTTTTGCCCTGTGCATGATTGATACCGACCTTGCCGCCCACGGAACTATCGACCTGCGCCAACAGCGTGGTCGGAACCTGCACAAACGGCACGCCCCGGGTATAGGTGGCGGCAACAAATCCGGCCAAGTCGCCGACGACTCCGCCGCCCACGGCAATCACCAACGTCTGCCGCCCGGCTTGGATGTCGACGAGTTGATCGTATAACCCCGCAACCGCGGTCAACGACTTGGAAGTCTCTCCCGCCGAGACCTTAGCGAGATGCGTCTCCCAAGCGGCATCCTGCAGACTCCGCATCACAGCGGCGGCGTGCGGCTTGTGGACGTTGGCATCGGTGACAATGAACGCCTGACGGGCAGAAACATCACGGTCCTGCGCCCAGCGTTCCACGGAGCGCGCGCAGGCTGCCAACTGATCGCTGGCGATGTCGATATCGTAACTGCGCGGCCCGAGTTCAACGCGAACGGTCTGTGAGTCGGTCTTGGGGTTCACTTGGCTTCTCCCCCGCCGTAAACGGCGGGGCTCATACCCGCTTGCGGCGGGAAAAGTCCCGTAAACGGGACTTGTAGGTTGGTGACTGCTTTACTTTTTGTCTTCCGGCTTTTTATCGTCCGACTTTTTTTCCTCAGGTTTCTTCTCGTCCGGCTTCTTTTCTTCGGGTTTTTTCTCCGGCTCTTTTTTCTCAGGTGCTTTTTTCTCTTCGGGCTTCTTGTCTTTGTCCTTCTTGTCTTTCTTCTCTTTCGGCTTGGCTTCGCCTTCTTTCGGCTCTTCCTTCTTCTCTTCGACTTTGATGACCAACTCGACACCGCGGTTGATTTTTAGTTCCGGCAGCGCGGTTTGCAGCGAGGCGGCTCCGGCGTCGGTGACTTTGGTTTCCCACAGGTACAACTTTTTGAGCTTTTTCAACTCCTTGAGTTGTTCCAGCCCCGCATCGGTGACGGCAGTTCCGTAGAGATTCAGGTATTCCAGATTCACCAGTCCTTTGATGTGCGGAAGACCGGCGTCGGTGATTGCTGTTTTTTCCAAATGCAGCCGTGTCAGGCCGGTCAGTTTGGAGAGCTGCGCCAATCCGGCGTCGGTGATTTTTGTGCCCCGCAGGTTCAAGTGCACCAGCTTTTGAACGTTCGGCAGCGGCGCCAACGACTCATCGGTCGCTTTTTCTCCGATCAAGTGATAGGCAATTTCCAACCGGTCATCGTCCTGGGCCAGTTCCATCACGTGGCCGCCCATTTTTTTGATCTCGGCGACCGCCTGTTTTGATTTTTCCGCCGCTTGAGGATCCTCCTCCGCCGTGGCGACCTGCCCGCCCAAAAAACCAATCAACAGCATTCCCGTCAATGTGTATCGACTCATTGCAAACGTTCCTCCCGCAAACAGACGCGTTATGTGTACAAGCCACGCGTGCTTTGTGGCTCCCTTGAGTATAACAATGCCATCGGCCCCTGACAAAATGTCCGGCAAACCTTATTGCAGTTTGCCACGCCCCAAAATCGGCCAAACGGTCTCCAGTTGATTCTTGCGGAAACCGAAGAATTCGTCGTGCAGGACGGTTGTGAAATCGCCGTAACCCACGACCAATTCGACTTTATCGCCAATTTGTAGCCCCTGTGACTTGGTACCGAGTTTCAATTCACAATGCTCGGCGCTGAGCCGCACGACCTCCGCATCATGATCTCCGGCGAGCACCGGCATGTGAACGTCGGGGTTCATCGTCTTGCGGCCGCAGTCTAAGACGGCGCGATCCAATTGTGGACGGCTGACCACTGTGGCTAACACCGTCAACGCATACTCCAGGTCCTTCACCTGGCAGGTATTGCGGTAAAACGGATCCATAAAGATCCCGCCTCCCGCTTGCAGTTCCGTGATGCCCGGACACTGCGCGGTGATGTGAAACGACCCGGTGCCGCCCGCGCTGACGATGTCACAGGCGATCCCGGCGGCGCGAATCGATTCGGCGCAACCGACCAGCACTTTCATCGCCGTGCGAATTTTTTCTTCCTTCTCAGACAAGTCTGAAATCGTGAGCAGATGTCCTTCGTAGCCCATAATTCCGGCCAGTTCGACTCCTTCGAGCTTGTCGATTGCTTGCGCTAATGCCAGCGTATCGCTGCCTGGGCGAATCCCGACGCGATCCAGACCGATATTGACCTCAATCAGCACGCGGACCGTGACTCCTCGCCGCCGACAGACCGCAGCCAACGGTTCGACTTGCGCATAATGATCGCAAGCGACAATCGGATCGGCCCAGCGACGCATGGCGGCGATCCGTTCGAGTTTGCGTTCGCCAACCACCATATTGGCAATCAAAATATCCCGCACGCCCCCCTGGGCCATGACCTCAGCTTCGGACGTTTTCGGGCAGGTCGTGCCGATTGCGCCTGCTTCGATTTGACGCATGGCAATCGCCGGCGTTTTATGGCATTTCGAATGCGGTCGCCAATCCACGCCATGCTCGCGGCAATAGCGGGCCATCTTCTCGATGTTGGACTCCATCACATCCAAGTCGATACAGAGCACCGGGGTGTCGAGAGAGAATTTGTCAGCACCGAAAATATGTTGGGACACGTCTGTTTCCTCGGGTTGGATATCGGGGTGGGCACAATTTCAGGATGGGTCGTGGGTGTCAGTTGCCTCGATCGTAGCGACGCCCCCTGAGATGTCACAAGTCACTCGGCTTCAAACGGGACGCCGGAAATCCGTGCAACTTTGCGTAAGTCCTCAACAACGGGCAAGACCAACGGGATGCCTTGTTCCCTCCGTTCTGCCTCTGCTGCGCGCTCCGGGTCGCCGGGTATCAACACGCCGTCGCTGCCGGGCGCCGGTTTGGTCGCTCGAAAGGTGCGAATCCAATCATCGATCCGCGTTTTGAACTCGGCCGGATCCATGAACCCGGCAATCTGCATCGCCCCAAAGAAATGCCCCAGCCCCTTGCCGACGGTCCGCTCCCGCTCAGCGACTCGGTGCCGCATCACAAATTGCGGCGCAAATGGCCCCCAATTCGCGCCTCCCAACACGCCGGTCAGAATGTCGACCATCGCCGACAGGCAATACCCTTTGTGTCCGCCCCGATCTCGGTTCGAACCCACCGGCAACAATGCCCCGCCCTCCATCATCGCCGCCGGGGACGTGGTCTCCACTCCTGTTTCGTCGATCGCCCAACCGAGCGGCAATTCCTGTTGCTTGCGGTCAGCCATTTCGATTTTTCCGAAGGCGACGGCACTGGTGGCCAGATCAATGACAATCGGTGGTTCTTCGTCGCCGGGAAACGCAATCGCGATCGGGTTGGTCCCCAACATCCGCTCCGCTCCCCACAACGGGGCAACCATCCGCGAGCTATTGGTCATCGCCCAGCCGATCAAATCCCGCTCAAGCGCCTGCAGCGGATAATAACCGGCGATGCCAAAATGATTGGTGTGGCTGACCGTCACCCAGCCACTGCCAACCGCTTCGGCTTTTTCCATGGCAATTTCATTCGCCCGCGGCCCAATCACCAGTCCCAAACCGTTGTCGGCATCGATGGCAGCGGTGCTGGGGGTCTCGCGGAGGATCTTCAAATTCGGCCGCGGATTGATCAAACCCTCTTTGAGCAGTTCGACATAGGCCAACAGCCGCGCCACGCCATGCGACTCAATCCCCCGCAAATCACTCGCCGACAGCACCAGCGCCGCCTGCTGCGCATCGGCCTGTGGGATGCCGAACTGCACGAAAACCTTCGCGGTAAAGTCTTCGAGGTACTCGTGCGAAAACGTGCACGTTTGAGGTTTTTCTGCCATGCCAACCAACTTCTAGGTTCAGTTCAAAACCGCGCTGCCAGTTTCTCCGTAATCATCGCTCCAATATTCAGCGACGCTGTTGCCGCCGGCGAGGGGGCGTTGCCGATGTTGATGACCCGCTCGGTTTCATCGATCAGAAAATCATCCACCATACTGCCGTCGCGGGACACGGCTTGCGCGCGGACGCCGGCGGGGGCGGTTACCAGATGCTCGCTGCGAATGTCCGGCACAAGCCGCTGCAGGGCTTTGACAAATGCGGCTTTGCTGCACGACCGCCACATTTCTCCCGCACCGACCCGCCAATACTTCAGCGCCAATTTTACGAAACCCGGATACGTCAGCGACTCCAGCAGATCATACGGGTTGACGTTCGTTTTACGATACCCCTCGCGAGCAAAGGCCAACACGGCGTTGGGGCCGCACTCGACTCCCCCTTCGATCATCCGCGTAAAATGCACACCCAAAAATGGAAAGCTGGGGTCGGGGACTGGGTAGATCAACGTCTTGCACAAGTGATGCGCCTCGGGCTTGAGTTCATAATACTCGCCACGAAACGGCACGATTTGCGCCGACGGTTTTTGACCTCCCAACTTAGCGACACGGTCACACTGCAGGCCTGCACAATTGACGAGATACTGCGCCTCCCATTCCCCGGCTGTGCTGGCGACCACCACCCGTTGGCCGCCCGGAGTGATCGACGTGACCCGTGCATCGGTCTGCACGCATCCGCCCCGCTCGACGATAATCTCTGCCAACCGTCGGCAAACTTGGCGATAATTGACAATGCCCGCTTCGGGAACATGAATCGCTTGGACGCCAGCAGCGTGTGGCTCGAGTTCATGTAACCGCTCGCGGCCGATGATTTCGCAATTGACGCCGTTAGCTTGGCCGCGTTCGTAAATCCGCTCCAGCGCCGGCAACTCCGACTCATCGAGCGCCACGATCACCTTGCCGCAGATGTCGTAGTCGATTCCCTGGGTCTCACAGAATGACTGCATGGCCAGTTTCCCGGCACGGCAGTTGGTCGCCTTAAGTGAACCCGGTTTGTAGTAGATACCGGTATGCAACACCCCGGAGTTGTGCCCCGTTTGATGTTCGGCGACGGCGGGTTCTTTTTCCAACACCGTGATCTTCAGGTCGGGGAATTGCTCACCCAGACGATGAGCGGTCGCCAACCCGACGATCCCCCCTCCGATAATTGCGACGTCGGTTTGTTGCATCTGCAGTTGGTCTATCCAGGTGATGTTCGCGTCAGATTACCACTCGTCTCACTCGTTCCCAAACTCTGTTTGGGAACGCACTGTAGCGAAGCTCTGCTTCGCATTCCGTTTCAAAGCTCCCTCGGCATTCTACAAGTCACGGACCGAAGCAGAGCTTCGGGATTCAGGGTTCCCAAACAGAGTTTGGGAACCAGTGAGCATAATTCTAAGGCCTACAGTCTAAAGCCTACAGCCTTCTCACTCCGTGCCTCCGTGCTGATCTGCCCCTTCCGCCACGGCAGCGCGGACACGGTCGCATTCTTCCGGCGGTGTGGTACAGACGTCACAGATCGAACGGCCGCCTTCATCCATTGCGTTGTTCAGCCCACCGCAGGAACCTTTGATTCGGCGACCGCTTATCATCACGCCAATCGACATGCCGATCAGTGCCAAACCGAAGGCGGTCAGCGCAACCAAAAACAAGGTCATCCGTGATGTTTCCGCCGGAGCCGCCGCAGGGTCTCGAAACAAAGCCTCGATCTTTGCGTTTGCAACCTGACGGAATTGATCGTTCTCTTCGCGGACAATCAGCATCGCCGGCAAATTGTGTTGGCCTGCCAATTCCATGCCCCGCTCAGGTCCTAAAACCATCACAGCGGTCGCCCAGGCATCGGCCGTCATACAGTCGTCGGCCAAGACCGTGGCCGAAGCTAGTGTCGATTCAATCGGCCGGCCGGTTTGGGGGTTGATCGTGTGTGAATAGACCTTGCCGTCTTGCTGGTAGAAATTGCGATAGTCCCCCGATGTCGCCATTCCGCGCTCGCCGGGAGCGACCACGCGATAGACTTCGTGCAACAGTCCTGCTTGCGGGGCTTCGATGGCAATGTTCCAATCGCGGCCACTTGCATTTTTCCCGCGTGTGCGGACTTCCCCGCCAATTTCGACGAGAAACCGCTCGACTCCCGCGTCACGCATCAACTGGGCCATGCGGTCCACGCCGTATCCCTTGGCGATGGCGGAGAGGTTCACCGAAACGTCGGCTCTTGTTTTGCGCAAAGCCGGTGGGCTGCTGCGGACTTCTAATTGGGTATAACCGCACCGAGCGCGGGCCGCGTCGATTTGTTCCTGGGTGGGAACCTTCTCCGGCCGACCGTTGCTGTCAAAACCCCACAACTGCACCAACGGCCCGACGGTTACATCAAACGCGCCGCCGGTCTGTTCGCTGATCTGCTGCGCTGCGGCAACAACTTTGGCCAATTCCGGGGATACCGGAACCCATTCGGTCGTCTGAGCAGCGTTGAATCGAGACAACTCCGAGTCGGGCCGCCACGTCGACATTTGATTGTTCACGGTCTCCAACGCGGCATCGACGGAGGTCTGCAGAGCGGCAGCGTCTAATTCCGGCGGCGGGTCGGCGATGGTGAGGGAGTATGTCGTCCCCATCGTCTCACCGTTCAGCGAGAGCGACTCGACGGTCGGTGCCCCGCATCCCCCGATTGCAATAATCGCCGCCCAACTGAGTAACCAGCTGACAAGACGCTGCTCGGGGAAATGTTGGTTAGCCACGGATGCACACGAATGGGTTGATATTTAGTAGTGTCACCACTGCTATTGGTTCTTCACGCGTTCCCAAATTCCATTTGGGAACGCACCTTGGCGAAGCTCCGCTTCGCTCACCCCCCAGAGCTATCGACGATTCGCGTGCCATGCTGAAGCAGAGCTTCGGTGAGATCGGTTCCCCAACGGAGTTTGGGAACCAAGTCACACGTGGGTTAGGGGCTTGTCGCTAAAAACCTCAACCCCCGAAGTCGTCGTACAGGATGTTTTCTTTTTCGACGCCCAGGTCGTCCAATAACTTAAAGATCGCTGCGTTCATCATGGGGGGACCGCAGATGTAGTATTCGCAATCTTCCGGAGCGGGATGATCTTTGAGGTAGTTTTCGTAGAGCACTTGATGAATGAAGCCGGTGTAGCCGGTCCAATTGTCTTCCGGCAACGGCTCGGAGAGGGCGGCGTGCCACTCGAAGTTGTCGTTCTCGCGCGCCAGCATGTCGAAATCTTCGACGTAGAACATTTCCCGCAAACTGCGGGCACCGTACCAGAAGCTGACTTTGCGTTTGGTATGCACACGTTTGAACAGGTCAAACAGATGCGACCGCATAGGAGCCATACCAGCTCCCCCACCAATGAAGACCATTTCGGCGTCGGTCTCCTTGGCAAAAAACTCGCCGAAGGGACCCGAGATGGTGACTTCATCACCCGGTTTCAGGTTGAAGATGTAGGAGGACATTTTCCCCGGCGGCGTCCCTTCCGGAGCGCGGGGCGGCGGGCTGGCAACCCGCACGTTGAGCATGATGATCCCTTTTTCTTCGGGATAGTTGGCCATGGAGTAGGCCCGTGTGACAGTCTCGTCGACAGACGACTCAAATCGCCACAGGTTGAATTTGTCCCAGTCCGGACGATATTCCTCTTCGACGTCGAATTCGCTGTATTTCAGATGGTGCGGCGGGCATTCGATTTGGATATAGCCACCGGCGCGAAAGCCCACGTCCTCGCCTTCGGGAAGTTCCAGGACCAATTCCTTGATGAAGGTGGCCACGTTTTCGTTGCTGCGGACTTTGCACCGCCATTGTTTCACGCCGAAGACTTCGGTGGGGACTTCGATTTTCATGTCCCGTTTGACGGCAACCTGACAGCTCAACCGGCAACCTTCGGCCGCTTCGCGTTTGGTGATGTGCGATTCTTCGGTTTTGAGGATATCGCCGCCGCCCGATTCAATATGCACTTTACACTGCGCGCAGGTGCCACCGCCACCGCAGGCCGAAGATACAAAAATCTTGCTGTCGGCCAGGACATTGAGCAGTTTTCCGCCGGCAGGAACCGACAAGGTGCGTTCGTTGTTGACGACAATGTCGACATTGCCGCTGGCGACCAGCCCTTTACGGGCAATAAGAATAATGAGGACCAGCGCCAAGACAATGGCAGTGAACATGCCGACGCCGTAGAGAATTGTCATATCCATGAGTTCGGTCCGTTTAGCTCGCAGTGGCGAGCGGCGTGTGTTGCTGCTTGTTGCGTACAAACCACTGCCGTAATTCCCGCCGTGCGAAACCGGCGGTTTGAGTTCGCCATTTGCCGTTAAATTTTAAATTCCTGAAAACGCCATAAACGCCATTGCCATCAGTCCCGCGGTAATGAAGGTGATTCCCAGACCGCGCAGTCCGTGCGGGATATCGCTGTATTTGAGTTTTTCGCGAATGCCAGCCAATGCCAAAATCGCGATTGCCCAGCCTGTTCCGGAACCGAAGCCGAACACCACGCTTTGAGGGAAATTATAGTCCCGTTCGACCATAAACAACGAGCCGCCCAAAATGGCGCAGTTCACAGTAATCAGCGGAAGAAAGATTCCCAGGGCATTATAGAGCGCGGGCATAAAGCGATCGAGAAGCATTTCCAGGATTTGCACCATAGCGGCAATGACGCCGATGTAACTGATTAAT
Coding sequences within it:
- a CDS encoding FAD:protein FMN transferase — translated: MANQHFPEQRLVSWLLSWAAIIAIGGCGAPTVESLSLNGETMGTTYSLTIADPPPELDAAALQTSVDAALETVNNQMSTWRPDSELSRFNAAQTTEWVPVSPELAKVVAAAQQISEQTGGAFDVTVGPLVQLWGFDSNGRPEKVPTQEQIDAARARCGYTQLEVRSSPPALRKTRADVSVNLSAIAKGYGVDRMAQLMRDAGVERFLVEIGGEVRTRGKNASGRDWNIAIEAPQAGLLHEVYRVVAPGERGMATSGDYRNFYQQDGKVYSHTINPQTGRPIESTLASATVLADDCMTADAWATAVMVLGPERGMELAGQHNLPAMLIVREENDQFRQVANAKIEALFRDPAAAPAETSRMTLFLVALTAFGLALIGMSIGVMISGRRIKGSCGGLNNAMDEGGRSICDVCTTPPEECDRVRAAVAEGADQHGGTE
- the nqrF gene encoding NADH:ubiquinone reductase (Na(+)-transporting) subunit F, which produces MTILYGVGMFTAIVLALVLIILIARKGLVASGNVDIVVNNERTLSVPAGGKLLNVLADSKIFVSSACGGGGTCAQCKVHIESGGGDILKTEESHITKREAAEGCRLSCQVAVKRDMKIEVPTEVFGVKQWRCKVRSNENVATFIKELVLELPEGEDVGFRAGGYIQIECPPHHLKYSEFDVEEEYRPDWDKFNLWRFESSVDETVTRAYSMANYPEEKGIIMLNVRVASPPPRAPEGTPPGKMSSYIFNLKPGDEVTISGPFGEFFAKETDAEMVFIGGGAGMAPMRSHLFDLFKRVHTKRKVSFWYGARSLREMFYVEDFDMLARENDNFEWHAALSEPLPEDNWTGYTGFIHQVLYENYLKDHPAPEDCEYYICGPPMMNAAIFKLLDDLGVEKENILYDDFGG
- the nqrE gene encoding NADH:ubiquinone reductase (Na(+)-transporting) subunit E; the protein is MDYISLLLRSAFTENLALSFFLGMCTFLAVSKDVKTAWGLSMAVVAIQTITVPANNLILTYLLKPGALTWTGISGLEDVDLTFLGLISYIGVIAAMVQILEMLLDRFMPALYNALGIFLPLITVNCAILGGSLFMVERDYNFPQSVVFGFGSGTGWAIAILALAGIREKLKYSDIPHGLRGLGITFITAGLMAMAFMAFSGI